A portion of the Panthera tigris isolate Pti1 chromosome E1, P.tigris_Pti1_mat1.1, whole genome shotgun sequence genome contains these proteins:
- the CE1H17orf64 gene encoding uncharacterized protein C17orf64 homolog isoform X2, translating to MEASNGQGGEGDKPLKKVTDAPYLEKSSCTTPSGDSLVRHAKGLDQDTFKICKEYLRPLKKFLRKLHLPRDLPQKKKLKYMKQSLVALGDHINTFLQHYCRTWEIKHWRKMLWQFVSLFSELEAKQLRRLYKYTKSNQTAKFLVAFCPLDTPESSLLANQEDSLPKLCSAWGLHGNISGMKERLSKMQAPGREASLLGEPRSQIQVMKDSLRKLPHKTKLKNKRIKEAPETPETCP from the exons ATGGAGGCCTCAAATGGGCAAGGGGGTGAAGGAGACAAGCCCCTAAAGAAG gTGACAGATGCACCCTACTTAGAGAAGAGCTCCTGCACCACCCCTTCTGGAGACTCACTTGTACGCCATGCCAAGGGTCTGGACCAGGACACCTTCAAAATT TGCAAAGAGTATCTAAGACCACTGAAGAAGTTCCTGCGAAAGTTGCACCTGCCCAGGGACCTTCCCCAGAAGAAGAAGCTAAAGTACATGAAGCAGAGCCTGGTGGCCCTAGGGGACCACATCAACACCTTTCTGCAACACTACTGCCGAACCTGGGAAATCAAGCACTGGAGGAA GATGCTCTGgcaatttgtctctctcttctcagaaCTGGAGGCAAAACAGCTTCGCAGGCTCTACAAGTACACCAAGAGCAACCAGACAGCTAAGTTCCTG GTGGCATTCTGTCCCCTGGACACCCCGGAAAGCTCCTTGCTGGCCAACCAGGAAGACAGTCTGCCCAAGCTCTGCAGTGCCTGGGGGCTGCACGGCAACATCAGCGGCATGAAGGAGAGGCTGTCCAAGATGCAGGCCCCTGGCCGAGAGGCCTCCCTGCTGGGGGAGCCAAGATCCCAGATCCAGGTCATGAAAG ATTCTCTAAGGAAACTTCctcacaaaacaaaactcaagaatAAGAGAATTAAGGAAGCACCAGAGACTCCAGAGACCTGCCCATAA
- the CE1H17orf64 gene encoding uncharacterized protein C17orf64 homolog isoform X1 — MEASNGQGGEGDKPLKKVTDAPYLEKSSCTTPSGDSLVRHAKGLDQDTFKICKEYLRPLKKFLRKLHLPRDLPQKKKLKYMKQSLVALGDHINTFLQHYCRTWEIKHWRKMLWQFVSLFSELEAKQLRRLYKYTKSNQTAKFLVAFCPLDTPESSLLANQEDSLPKLCSAWGLHGNISGMKERLSKMQAPGREASLLGEPRSQIQVMKGMFIIESLKCTDKYKTQEGKITHHPETMTDSLRKLPHKTKLKNKRIKEAPETPETCP; from the exons ATGGAGGCCTCAAATGGGCAAGGGGGTGAAGGAGACAAGCCCCTAAAGAAG gTGACAGATGCACCCTACTTAGAGAAGAGCTCCTGCACCACCCCTTCTGGAGACTCACTTGTACGCCATGCCAAGGGTCTGGACCAGGACACCTTCAAAATT TGCAAAGAGTATCTAAGACCACTGAAGAAGTTCCTGCGAAAGTTGCACCTGCCCAGGGACCTTCCCCAGAAGAAGAAGCTAAAGTACATGAAGCAGAGCCTGGTGGCCCTAGGGGACCACATCAACACCTTTCTGCAACACTACTGCCGAACCTGGGAAATCAAGCACTGGAGGAA GATGCTCTGgcaatttgtctctctcttctcagaaCTGGAGGCAAAACAGCTTCGCAGGCTCTACAAGTACACCAAGAGCAACCAGACAGCTAAGTTCCTG GTGGCATTCTGTCCCCTGGACACCCCGGAAAGCTCCTTGCTGGCCAACCAGGAAGACAGTCTGCCCAAGCTCTGCAGTGCCTGGGGGCTGCACGGCAACATCAGCGGCATGAAGGAGAGGCTGTCCAAGATGCAGGCCCCTGGCCGAGAGGCCTCCCTGCTGGGGGAGCCAAGATCCCAGATCCAGGTCATGAAAG gCATGTTTATCATAGAAAGTTTGAAATGTACAGATAAGTATAAAACACAAGAGGGGAAAATCACCCATCACCCAGAGACCATGACAG ATTCTCTAAGGAAACTTCctcacaaaacaaaactcaagaatAAGAGAATTAAGGAAGCACCAGAGACTCCAGAGACCTGCCCATAA